The Collibacillus ludicampi region AATCGTAATAATAAATTCGTCATTTTCTGCAACCATCCGTCATCCCTCCCGTTTCATCGAGTCTTTCAAAAATATATAATAATAAAAATAGTATATACTATATGTTGGTGGGTCGAAAATTGGTAAGCGCAAAATAAGTTTGATGGTATTATTTTCCATAAAAGATTTCTGAACTATATTTTAGAACGCAGATGGCTTTGTACGGGCCTGTGAGCGCGAAAATCAATTTTTTTCTAAAGTTTGCTCTTTCACATCGGTATGATCGGCATAAGCGGGACGATATGGATAAGCTATAGGGACGATGATGGACAGTCCACGTCAAAATGAAACGAACACACCTGTTACCTTCTTTTCGATGAATCGATTGGTAAAATTTTATTGATATTTCCATCATTTCACCGTACAATATAACCAGAAATTACGTCCGATAATTAAAAGGTATCGGACATAATGATGGGGTGATCGGGATGGAAATTGCATTGAAACAAACGAACGCTGTCACGATGGAACGTGTTGAGCAATTGATTCAAAAGGCCAATGAATATACAAGAAAATCGAAATCAGACAATACGATCAAAGCGTATCAATCCGATTGGGCGCATTTCACCGCTTGGTGCGAACAGTATGGCCAGGAATCATTGCCAGCTTCACCCGAGACCGTAATGCTCTACATTACTACACTGGCCGATGAAGGATATAAAACAAGTACCATTAACCGTCGGATATCATCCATCTCGAAAGCCCATCAATCGGCAGGTTATAAATCCCCCACACGAAATGAAAAGGTACGTGAGCTATGGAACGGTATCAAACGCACACACGGAACGGCACAACAAGCCAAAAAAGCTGCTGTTATTGATGATGTGCGGCGTATGGTTGATACATTAGGCGACACAACCCTAGACATTCGTGATCGTGCGTTATTACTCATTGGTTTCGCCGGTGCGTTACGTCGTAGTGAATTGGTGACATTGAACGTGGAGGATATTCAGATCACAGACGATGGATTGACAATCACGATTCGCAAAAGCAAGACAGACCAGGAAGGAGAAGGGCGTAAAATAGGCATACCGTACGGATCATGCAGAGAAACATGTCCGGTACGTTCTTATATGAAGTGGGTAGAAGTATCCGGAATCAAATCCGGTGCAGTATTTCGTGGAGTCACTAAAGGTGGAAACGTTAAAGATGAACGATTGAGCGATAAAGGCGTCGCACGTGTGGTGAAACGTTGTGCGGAGGCAGCTGGATTAGACCCTGCCCAATACGCCGGTCATAGTTTGCGTAGTGGATTCGCTACAACCGCAGCACGTGCAGGCGCTAGTGATCGTGCTATTATGCGACAAACGGGACATAAGAGCCGTGTCATGGTGGATCGATACATCCAGGAAGGTTCTCTATTCCGTGATAATGCGGCGGCGAAAATAGGATTGTGATACAATAGACTCGTGTACCCTATACGTCCTAACCCATAGAAGGCGTGATCGAGTGGTCACGTCTCTTTTCTTGCGTGGAGTGGATGCGAAACAGTGATATTTATATTACTCTTTAGTATGACTACGACGAAATCCCAGCCAACGCAAGCGCAATTTTGATTGATAAAGTGATTACTTACGTCGCCTTGGCTTTCATAAAAAGCGCCTATTCCATATACAGCCATAAAATCATTCCTTCCATTGAAATTATGAGTTTATTATAATAATTACGATTTGCATTGACAATGTTCACCAATTTATCACTTGTCCATTTGCTAGGGCGTGTGTCGAAGGTATTACCATGTTGGGAATACCTGTACGTGAAGTAGATGCGAAAGTTTCTGCGCAACCGTCCGAGCGGGCGGCGAACTTAGACTTTTGGACAGTTTTGTCCAACCTCACTCCACATTGGGCTTCGTACTTCACGCCCCCCTATCCACTACACACAATCCTATTACGCCAGCGTAACGTGTCATCTCCTATAATCCGCGCTACATCAACGATCAACGTATGCGTGTATTCTTTTACTCAATGATGAGTAAAACTCTCCTCCTTCAAGAAGGAGACTTTCTCCTATTCTCGTTCAATTGGACACTCAATCACGAAATCCCAATAGTGACGCGGTTTTTCGGGTTTTGCGCTTCGTTAAATGTCCAACGATGTCCAATCATATACTATTAATATATTAACTATTTACGATGATACACGCTTTATTGATTTGTAGGCGTTGCGTGTATGGGTGTATATGTATTTATATGTAGTACTTTTTTATCATAGTAAAGCATTAAAGTATATCGCATATATTACCATATTGTAACATTCTCTAATGCTTACTATATTGTGCATCAGATACTTACTATAGTATACTTTAGATGACTACTATAGTGTGCAACGTATCCCTTTTATAGTAATCATAAACTATACTCATACAACTAGACTCATAACTATACGCAATTTACTATTCGTCGCGCTATCGCTCGACGTTGATAAGGAGTCGTACACAATGTCGAATAAATCTACGATTGAAGAGTTGAAGAATGAATATGCCGAATGGAAATTTCAATCGCTGGAGCAATCGAATGAGAAAGCTAACGGTATCGGTTTTGGTGCGATATTCAACGGTTTTGCAAAATACTTACCTGATCTAACGGGCGCAGATTTAAAGGTTTTTATTACATTGTTGTTACGTGCTCACAACAATTATGGACACACTACAGTAACCACAGAAACAATAACGGAAGATACAGGATTGAGCAAAAGCGCCGTTGACGGAGCAATTAAACATTTAACGGAACTTGGTTTGATCAAACGTTTCCGTCGTGGATTGAGTCAATCATCTATCACAATTTTACGTCCATATGATCCATCGTGGGATCGATTGAAAAAGAAAACCAATCCACCAGCAGAAATCGAAAACGATGATGAAATAAATTAAAAAGGTGCCATTCAATTGGCACCGGTTTTCCTCGTTCCCCAAAACAATCAGCATATATCCCCTTTAACTCTTCTCTGATAGCTTCATGATTTCTGCTCTTATAGATTTCTTAACGATATGTTCTAGAACAATGTAAGCACCTTTACATAATTTTATTTCATCGTTTAATTCAGAACCATGAATTATCGGGTTTCGGATCGCATACAAGCAGAACATAAAGTTTTGGGCCGTTTTTACTTTATCTACAGATTGAATGCTTTTCGAAAGCTCATCTGAGATAGGAAAATTATCCCACAGCGTTAGCTTTGAACTTATAAGATTAAATATTATGGTATCTTTCTTCTGCACAAGTGAGTCGACATAATCTACAATAAATGGATTGCGCGCAAAATTTTTAATAGTTTGTCTTTCTGTCGTCTTTTTGTATAAATTATATATCGCATTTAAAGCTGTCCATAATAAACGGTATTTAGAAATAACTTCATATATCAGAAACCCATCAGTATGCCCAACTTGCTGCGCTCCTATTAACCAAAAAAAGGAGCGTTGAATTGCTGAAATGCGTTCGTGGTTTTTCTGTTGTAGCGTTGCACGATCAAGTTTTATCACGAGATGAATTAGATTCTTACTGAAATCGTTTAAGTCCAATTTTAATGGATTTTGTGGGTGTTCGCCGCACTTAACTTTCTTTTCTTTAAGAACTTGCACGTCAATATGATTAAGCCCTCTATAAGTAATTAAATTAATTGAAGGCTCAAAATATGGAAGAAAGGGTAATTTATCTTGGCTAGAGTTTGTTATGGCTAAAGTATTACGAATCATCGGTATTAAATGCGAGTGTATAAAAGTTTCACCGAGAAATAAATCATCAAGTTGATTTAGTTCTACGGTTACGCTCCCCTTTACATGGGTTTGATTCCGGGTGGGCATAAATTCTATATAATCAAGTTTTGCATTTTTAAAGTGAATTTGACTTACAATTTCAGGATTCAGATGCCCCTCCATCTCACATCCTGTAACATCAAATGAAAATTCTAAGGTATACGATTTCATTGATGATATTCCCTGAGTCATTTGCTTGTCACCGCTTCCCCTCGATACATTAGCTCTTCAATATCCGTGATAACTAAACTTTTGCCTCCTGGACGAAATGATAACGATTGATCGTATTTTCGTTAATTTTGTTTTCTAGCTTTTACATGCTGAATCACGTCTTGTATCTCACATTCCAGCACTGTACATATATCATCTAAGACCTTCATTGATACCGGTTCATCCTTGGCGATCTTAGCAATAGTTGCTGAAGATGCCCCTATCATCCTTTTCAATTCTGTTCGGCTTATCCCCTTTTTGTGTAATGTTGCGGCCAATGGAGCGTATGAAAACATATAATCAACCCCTCATTTGTCAATTTCCATCAATACAATATCATAAACATTTAGTTTAACAAAGTAAACATATGTTCGCAATAATAAACTTTTTGCTT contains the following coding sequences:
- a CDS encoding site-specific integrase, producing the protein MEIALKQTNAVTMERVEQLIQKANEYTRKSKSDNTIKAYQSDWAHFTAWCEQYGQESLPASPETVMLYITTLADEGYKTSTINRRISSISKAHQSAGYKSPTRNEKVRELWNGIKRTHGTAQQAKKAAVIDDVRRMVDTLGDTTLDIRDRALLLIGFAGALRRSELVTLNVEDIQITDDGLTITIRKSKTDQEGEGRKIGIPYGSCRETCPVRSYMKWVEVSGIKSGAVFRGVTKGGNVKDERLSDKGVARVVKRCAEAAGLDPAQYAGHSLRSGFATTAARAGASDRAIMRQTGHKSRVMVDRYIQEGSLFRDNAAAKIGL
- a CDS encoding helix-turn-helix domain-containing protein; this encodes MFSYAPLAATLHKKGISRTELKRMIGASSATIAKIAKDEPVSMKVLDDICTVLECEIQDVIQHVKARKQN
- a CDS encoding helix-turn-helix domain-containing protein translates to MSNKSTIEELKNEYAEWKFQSLEQSNEKANGIGFGAIFNGFAKYLPDLTGADLKVFITLLLRAHNNYGHTTVTTETITEDTGLSKSAVDGAIKHLTELGLIKRFRRGLSQSSITILRPYDPSWDRLKKKTNPPAEIENDDEIN